A single window of Anomaloglossus baeobatrachus isolate aAnoBae1 chromosome 5, aAnoBae1.hap1, whole genome shotgun sequence DNA harbors:
- the LOC142312044 gene encoding uncharacterized protein LOC142312044 isoform X1 translates to MNKDRVKMVERILHLTLEILFRLTGEDYTVVKKTSSDRCQDPVSEGWGRPLSPITGPPPHPLIHEDINDQKILELTYKMIEQLTGEVPIRCQDVAVYFSMEEWEYLEGHKDLYKDVMMEDPQPLTSPVLSSERTTPERCHRPLLPQDCKQEYLDVPQDDQVPIRCQDVVGYFSMEEGECLKADKDLYKDVKMEDPQPLTSPVLSNERTTPERCPRPLLPQDCKQEDPDVPQDHKGEDLTNINTTETYVRGDERCKEEISTDNHTDTDTRSSEGYLLLLNLAEDGHGIRRDTQQNVFQWTVSSAPSNTNVQNKNEGTDVERVKAHEVKDAFSCSQCGKCFIKKSNLLIHQRIHIEAKPYPCSECGKRYKEKSTLVAHQLLHRVKTEFSCSECRKCFAQQSHLEAHLKLHTGEKSYSCSECGKSFGFTSNLDIHRRIHHPKEKPFLCSLCGKSFSNLSELVEHQKIHKREKPFSCPCGECFINKSELVEHQKTHKGGKPFSCSECGECFDYRSHRDVHLRIHTGEKGLSCSECGKGFMKKSHLVRHQKIHTGK, encoded by the exons ATGAATAAGGACAGGgtcaagatggtggagaggatattacacctcaccctagagatcctcttccggcttactggagag gattacacagtagtgaagaagacctctagtgatcgctgtcaggaccctgtgtctgagggatggggaagacccctgagcccaatcacggggcctccacctcaccccctgatacatgaggacatcaatgaccagaagatcctagaactcacctacaagatgattgagcagctgactggagag gttcctataaggtgtcaggatgtcgccgtctatttctccatggaggagtgggagtatttagaaggacacaaagatctgtacaaggacgtcatgatggaggatccccagcccctcacatcaccag ttctatccagtgagaggacaacaccagagagatgtcaccgtcctcttcttccacaggattgTAAACAAGAATAtctcgatgttcctcaggatgatcag gttcctataagatgtCAGGATGTCGTtggctatttctccatggaggaggggGAGTGTTTAAAAGcagacaaagatctgtacaaggacgtcaagatggaggatccccagcccctcacatcaccag ttctatccaatgagaggacaacaccagagagatgtccccgtcctcttctcccacaggactgtaaacaagaagatcccgatgttcctcaggatcataag ggtgaagatctgactaatattaatactacagagacctatgtgaggggtgatgagcggtgtaaagaggagatttctACAGATAACCATaccg ATACCGATACCAGAAGCTCAGAAGGATATCTATTACTTTTAAATTTGGCAGAAGATGGTCATGGTATTAGAAGAGATACTCAGCAAAATGTTTTTCAATGGACCGTTTCTTCTGCGCCATCAAATACCAATGTGCAAAACAAAAATGAAGGAACAGATGTTGAACGTGTAAAAGCTCATGAAGTGAAGGACGCATTCTCATgctcacaatgtgggaaatgttttatcaagAAATCAAATCTtcttatacatcagagaattcacatagAGGCAAAACcatatccatgttcagaatgtggaaaaaggTATAAAGAGAAATCTACTCTTGTTGCTCATCAGCTACTTCACAGAGTGAAAACAGaattttcatgttccgaatgtagAAAATGTTTTGCTCAGCAATCACACCTTGAAGCACATCTGAaacttcacacaggagagaaatcgtattcatgttcagaatgtgggaaaagttttggtTTCACATCAAATCTTGATATTCATCGGAGAATTCATCACCCAAAggagaaaccatttttatgttcattATGTGGAAAAAGTTTTAGCAACCTATCAGAACTCGttgaacatcagaaaattcacaaacgggagaaaccattttcatgtccatGTGGAGAATGTTTTATCAACAAATCAGAACTTGTtgaacatcagaaaactcacaaaggggggaagccattttcatgttcagaatgtggggaaTGTTTTGATTACAGATCACATCGTGATgtacatctgagaattcacacaggggagaaaggattatcatgttcagaatgtggaaaaggttttatgaagaaatcacatcttgttagacatcaaaaaatACACACAGGGAAGTAG
- the LOC142312044 gene encoding gastrula zinc finger protein XlCGF66.1-like isoform X2, with protein MNKDRVKMVERILHLTLEILFRLTGEDYTVVKKTSSDRCQDPVSEGWGRPLSPITGPPPHPLIHEDINDQKILELTYKMIEQLTGEVPIRCQDVAVYFSMEEWEYLEGHKDLYKDVMMEDPQPLTSPVLSNERTTPERCPRPLLPQDCKQEDPDVPQDHKGEDLTNINTTETYVRGDERCKEEISTDNHTDTDTRSSEGYLLLLNLAEDGHGIRRDTQQNVFQWTVSSAPSNTNVQNKNEGTDVERVKAHEVKDAFSCSQCGKCFIKKSNLLIHQRIHIEAKPYPCSECGKRYKEKSTLVAHQLLHRVKTEFSCSECRKCFAQQSHLEAHLKLHTGEKSYSCSECGKSFGFTSNLDIHRRIHHPKEKPFLCSLCGKSFSNLSELVEHQKIHKREKPFSCPCGECFINKSELVEHQKTHKGGKPFSCSECGECFDYRSHRDVHLRIHTGEKGLSCSECGKGFMKKSHLVRHQKIHTGK; from the exons ATGAATAAGGACAGGgtcaagatggtggagaggatattacacctcaccctagagatcctcttccggcttactggagag gattacacagtagtgaagaagacctctagtgatcgctgtcaggaccctgtgtctgagggatggggaagacccctgagcccaatcacggggcctccacctcaccccctgatacatgaggacatcaatgaccagaagatcctagaactcacctacaagatgattgagcagctgactggagag gttcctataaggtgtcaggatgtcgccgtctatttctccatggaggagtgggagtatttagaaggacacaaagatctgtacaaggacgtcatgatggaggatccccagcccctcacatcaccag ttctatccaatgagaggacaacaccagagagatgtccccgtcctcttctcccacaggactgtaaacaagaagatcccgatgttcctcaggatcataag ggtgaagatctgactaatattaatactacagagacctatgtgaggggtgatgagcggtgtaaagaggagatttctACAGATAACCATaccg ATACCGATACCAGAAGCTCAGAAGGATATCTATTACTTTTAAATTTGGCAGAAGATGGTCATGGTATTAGAAGAGATACTCAGCAAAATGTTTTTCAATGGACCGTTTCTTCTGCGCCATCAAATACCAATGTGCAAAACAAAAATGAAGGAACAGATGTTGAACGTGTAAAAGCTCATGAAGTGAAGGACGCATTCTCATgctcacaatgtgggaaatgttttatcaagAAATCAAATCTtcttatacatcagagaattcacatagAGGCAAAACcatatccatgttcagaatgtggaaaaaggTATAAAGAGAAATCTACTCTTGTTGCTCATCAGCTACTTCACAGAGTGAAAACAGaattttcatgttccgaatgtagAAAATGTTTTGCTCAGCAATCACACCTTGAAGCACATCTGAaacttcacacaggagagaaatcgtattcatgttcagaatgtgggaaaagttttggtTTCACATCAAATCTTGATATTCATCGGAGAATTCATCACCCAAAggagaaaccatttttatgttcattATGTGGAAAAAGTTTTAGCAACCTATCAGAACTCGttgaacatcagaaaattcacaaacgggagaaaccattttcatgtccatGTGGAGAATGTTTTATCAACAAATCAGAACTTGTtgaacatcagaaaactcacaaaggggggaagccattttcatgttcagaatgtggggaaTGTTTTGATTACAGATCACATCGTGATgtacatctgagaattcacacaggggagaaaggattatcatgttcagaatgtggaaaaggttttatgaagaaatcacatcttgttagacatcaaaaaatACACACAGGGAAGTAG